A genomic region of Podarcis raffonei isolate rPodRaf1 chromosome 13, rPodRaf1.pri, whole genome shotgun sequence contains the following coding sequences:
- the LOC128400112 gene encoding trans-1,2-dihydrobenzene-1,2-diol dehydrogenase-like has translation MTPLSRFLSATMTATRWGICSAGKISHDFLVALKTLPPEDHKVVAIASRELSRAQEYAKNHSIPKAYGSYAELAQDPDVDVVYVGVVHPHHLPATLLFIQAGKNVLCEKPLGMNAAEVKKMVQAAREKEVFLMEACWTRFFPALEKIRSLLNQRTVGDVLVVQAEFGVPLVTVPRVLKKDLGGGALLDIGIYCVQLACMVFDGEKPESIVASGFLHETDVDKTASIILNYSGQRQAVLTYTMMTWMHNKASITGTKGIIEIPGPFWCPEELVVNGQKEEFPLPHPSQKLYFINSTGLCYEAEHVRQCLLQGLKESPIMSLGDSKLLHSILDEIRRQLGVSYPQDHA, from the exons ATGACGCCTCTCTCTCGCTTCCTCTCTGCTACCATGACAGCCACCCGCTGGGGGATCTGCTCTGCTGGCAAGATTAGCCACGATTTCCTGGTGGCTCTGAAGACTCTGCCGCCAGAGGACCACAAG GTGGTGGCCATTGCTTCTCGTGAGCTGAGCCGGGCACAGGAATATGCCAAGAACCACAGCATCCCCAAGGCCTATGGCTCTTATGCAGAACTGGCTCAGGATCCGGATGTTG ATGTGGTGTATGTGGGAGTGGTGCATCCCCACCACCTGCCAGCCACCCTCCTCTTCATCCAGGCTGGGAAGAATGTGCTCTGCGAGAAGCCCCTGGGCATGAACGCTGCAGAGGTCAAGAAGATGGTGCAGGCAGCTCGGGAAAAGGAGGTCTTCCTCATGGAG GCTTGCTGGACTCGCTTCTTCCCTGCATTGGAGAAGATCCGCTCTCTGCTCAATCAAAGGACTGTGGGGGATGTGTTAGTGGTTCAAGCCGAGTTTGGTGTCCCTCTCGTAACTGTCCCCAGGGTTCTGAAGAAAGATCTTGGTGGAGGCGCCTTACTGGATATTGGTATCTACTGTGTTCAGCTGGCCTGCATGGTTTTTGATGGGGAGAAGCCAGAGTCCATTGTGGCCTCGGGGTTCTTGCATGAGACAG ATGTAGATAAAACAGCTTCAATCATCCTGAACTACTCTGGCCAACGCCAAGCTGTCCTCACTTATACTATGATGACCTGGATGCACAACAAAGCCAGCATTACTGGCACCAAGGGGATAATCGAG ATTCCCGGTCCCTTCTGGTGCCCAGAAGAGTTGGTTGTCAATGGACAGAAGGAAGAGTTTCCTCTTCCTCATCCTTCCCAAAAACTGTACTTCATCAACTCCACTGGCCTGTGCTATGAAGCAGAACACGTCAGGCAATGTCTCCTTCAAG GCCTGAAGGAGAGCCCCATCATGTCTCTTGGAGACAGCAAACTTCTCCACTCTATCCTGGATGAAATCCGTAGGCAGCTGGGGGTGTCCTATCCTCAGGACCACGCATGA
- the LOC128399991 gene encoding trans-1,2-dihydrobenzene-1,2-diol dehydrogenase-like, which translates to MVVTRWGICSAGKIAHDFLVALKTLPPEDHKVVAIASRDLSRAQQYAKIHGIPKAYGSYAELAEDDDVDVVHIGVVNPYHLPTSLLFIQAGKNVLCEKPLGMNTAEVKALVQAARQKNVFFMEGLWTRFFPASEKIRSLLSQGSIGDVMVLHAEFGSPQLSIPRCVEKELGGGGLLDIGCYCIQFACMVFNGEKPESILASGFLHDTGVDKTVSVILNYSGNRQAVLTCTMTARMPNRASINGTKGMIEIPSHFWCPTELVVNGEREEFPLPPPSQKMHFQNSTGLRYEAEHVRQCLLKGLKESPILTHADSELVNFILEEARQQVGVFYPQDKV; encoded by the exons atGGTGGTCACACGCTGGGGGATCTGCTCTGCAGGGAAGATCGCCCACGACTTCCTGGTCGCCCTGAAGACTTTGCCACCCGAGGATCACAAG gTGGTGGCCATCGCTTCTCGCGACCTCAGCCGGGCTCAGCAATATGCCAAGATCCACGGCATCCCCAAGGCCTACGGCTCGTACGCAGAactggctgaggatgatgatgtTG ATGTGGTCCACATCGGGGTGGTGAATCCATACCATCTCCCTACCAGCCTCCTCTTCATCCAGGCTGGGAAGAACGTGCTGTGTGAGAAACCTCTGGGCATGAACACCGCAGAAGTGAAGGCCCTGGTGCAGGCAGCTCGGCAAAAGAACGTCTTCTTCATGGAG GGTCTGTGGACGCGTTTTTTCCCTGCTTCAGAGAAGATCCGTTCCTTGCTCAGCCAGGGTTCTATCGGGGATGTGATGGTGTTACATGCTGAATTTGGGAGCCCGCAACTCTCCATCCCCAGATGTGTGGAGAAAGAGCTGGGGGGAGGTGGCCTTCTGGATATTGGCTGCTATTGCATCCAGTTTGCCTGCATGGTCTTCAATGGAGAGAAGCCAGAGTCCATTCTGGCCTCTGGATTCCTGCACGATACAG GTGTGGACAAAACCGTGTCAGTCATCCTGAACTACTCGGGAAATCGCCAGGCTGTCCTCACCTGCACCATGACAGCCAGGATGCCAAATCGAGCCAGCATTAACGGCACCAAGGGCATGATCGAG ATTCCATCTCACTTCTGGTGCCCAACCGAGTTGGTGGTCAACGGGGAGAGAGAAGAGTTTCCCCTGCCTCCCCCGTCCCAGAAAATGCACTTCCAGAACAGCACCGGCCTGCGCTACGAAGCGGAGCATGTCCGGCAGTGTCTCCTCAAAG GTTTGAAAGAAAGTCCCATCCTGACACATGCGGACAGCGAACTGGTCAATTTCATCCTGGAGGAAGCTCGCCAACAAGTGGGTGTGTTTTACCCTCAGGACAAAGTGTGA